Within Bradysia coprophila strain Holo2 unplaced genomic scaffold, BU_Bcop_v1 contig_600, whole genome shotgun sequence, the genomic segment CACTTCATAGTCCTTGAATGCAGCCGATCATTACGTGATCTCGTTAAGCGAGACTAATTTATGCCCGTCGATTTTCGATTCCGAGCTCTTCGACACAAACGATTTTATGGTTTATCGTTGTGATAGGTCTCATCTGAACAGTGCTAATGCGTCTTGGGGTGGAGTTCTAATTGCGGTCAGATCCTCCTTATCCAgcgaaagaatttttgtccCTGGAACTGATGACGTCGAGGCCGTTTTCGTAAAACTGAACCTATCTGACCGTAAGATCTACTTGGCCTGTATATACGTTCCATCCGGTTCCAATAACGAAGTGTACCAAGTCTACGCACTAGCTATTGCTAAGTTTGTCGATTTTATTAAATGCGACGTTAACGATGAGATCTTCGTGATGGGAGATTTTAATATGACTGACGTTCACTGGTCTACTGATCCCAATCGTGTGAATACTCTACTTCCGGGCGCCATTCATTCTAGTGGCGATGCGGACCTGATTCATTCGCGGTTGGGCGCGGATCTATCACAGATCAATTTCGTCAACAACGTGCAAGGGAGGTATCTCGATTTAGTTTTCTCGAGTGACCCGGACAATGTTGTGCTTCGTAAATCCGACGTTCGTCTGAGTAGAGTCGACCGTGATTTCCATGAACCACTGGAATTCACATATGATGCTTCTAGACATCGAGAGATAGAGCCCGATAAGGAAGCGATGTTTTTCGACGTAAAAAATTCGGATTTCGAAGGTCTCAGATCGTTTTTCACTGGGATTGATTGGGACTATGTTTTGGACACCGAATGTGTTGATGACGCGGTCAACTTGTTTTACGGTAAACTATCAGAGGGCTTGGAACAGTTCGTCCCGCTTTTGCGGAGAAAAGTCAATACGCATCCGGTATGGTATACTGGGACGATTATCAACTTGAAGAATCGCAAGAGCAGAGCCCACAAGAAACTGTCAAAACCGCACAGTATGTCAGATCGACTAAACTATCTGGCTTTGAATAATGAATTACAGAGAAAGCAGAGTTTTGCCTACGAGAGGTATTTGCGTGAATTACAGAGCGATTTAACGGATAATCCGCGTAACTTCTGGAAATATGTCAGTTCCAAGAAAAAGACGACAGGCTATCCTGCTTCGATGTTCCCTTGACGTacagtcaagggtcttacagCCGAaatccgtccgtctgtcccaCCCCGGGTGTctaatataaatataatatatcgtatcattatatatatattatattatattaaGTTATCTGTATATATTGCctactcaaaaaaattgtattccgtccgtctgtcccaCCCGCGTCCGTCTGTCCCACCTGCGTCTATCTGTCCCACCTGTGTCTATCTGTCCCACCTGTGTCCGTCTGCCCAATCACAGCCGTCCGTCCGACCCACGTCCGTCTGTCCTAATCACAGGTGTCTGTCCGAATCTCAACCGCCTGTTGGCTTCATGCTGTTTGAATCGGTGGTGAATATGTAAACAACACGATACAATTAGTCGCTTAACACGATACAACACAGCTGATGCTATTCGGCACCCAATTTTggaaaccaaaaataaatttgatgaagAGTTTAGAGAAGCTAATGAAGCTAACAGAGCAGGTTGTAGCAGCCACTCTCCAAATGGCCAGATAACTTTGAGATCATATCCTTACTTAATATTTATGATTTCTCATTGGTaactttatttaatttatttatctatttaaaaaagaaaaacaatacCTACTCGTTGtaattccttttaaatcatTATTCACTACCACTTTCATTACCTCAATGTGTAATATAAAtaagtttaatttattattttgaattacaCAATATTTACTTTATCTGGTGTCCAGCGTGGGCTGTATCAAAGCAGTAAGCAGtaagtttaatttattattttgtattaCACAATATTTACTTTATCTGGTGTCCAGCGAGGGCTGTATCAAAGCAGTACTCTAGCAAAGTCATCAACcctatttacaaaattagagGCTGAAAATAGGAACGTGTTACCTGACGAGAAAggtgtttgtttgtatggaggcTATTTATTGTGTGAGAATAAGTATATTCCGATCAGAAAGGGTGACGCTCAAGGCTCCGATACGCAAAAATTTACCTTTTTCTCCAATTCTTATATTAAAACAATTGCATCACAACTGGCAGATGATTTCGGTTCTGTTTCTGAAGTAATTCTCATTCTACTCTCGACTCTACGAGAATTCAGTCTTCTAtatttctcttattttttgtattttcactTAATTAGTTTATTTTCAGTAGCTTTTGTTtcctttttaattaaaattaaaattaaaatattgaagttaGATTCTTTCAAGGAATCTCTATGGATATTCAAAATCTTTGCTCTGAAGTTTTAAGATGTATTAATTCGGATTACACCTGTGTAAGCTAAGTATCTTGTTACATTCTTAACCGAAATAGTAGTAATATAGTACTTCGACAATTAATCAATGAACTAGgatgacgacaaaaattatgtaacaaatttgttatttgtcctcatcagggcctatttttaattcattaaattcatcaaattcttgaaaattcatgaaattcttgaaaattcttgaaagttcattaaatttcattaatttcattatatttcattaatttcattaaatttcattaatttcattaaatttcattaaaattcacgaaaattcatttaactttattttcaaaacaaatacaACAAGAATGTCATCTTGATGGTTaggaaacgaaaaaaattaacgcaCAGGAGgaaaacgaaattgttttcacAGTTTTGGTGCTCGTCTCGATCTTTTGAGAGGAATGACCTCATTTACAGAACTTTTTGCTGGTCTTCGCCGTTTTCCTCGAATCGAAGTCACTTCGACttgattttcatcaaatccCAGTGATTCATCTGCCAGATTCACCGATTCATCTGCCACATGAACCGATTCATGTGCCACATGAACCGATTCATTTACGCATTTATCGGTTACTGCGCTAAAATAATAATCGATCTGtcattaaaataaagaaattgtgATTTTGTATCTGCGgatctaattttatttttgttttcatgcGGACCGGACTTCTTATTAAATGATTtgtacgtgatttactgccgctacaggCTATGGACATACATGTATGTGGGCCCAGATATCTTACATCTCCTGTACCATTGttagaaaatgacaaaaataatgtttcagtcaCAGGTTCAGGATACTTTTTTGGGTACAAAGTGCTTGCCCCATATTTACTGGACAGTACCTATCGAATGAGGCTTGTAGCCTGTAGCGTCAGTAAATCACGTacaaaaaacaccctttttcgacttttggtggAAGTTCCACAGCCAATaaacaatattaaaattaaacgactgcgaTTTTCgactattggggccaagggcAATCTGGGCATGTAAACAAAGCGTCGCtaatagctccgacggagcctggttcactttcaaaaaaatccctcttaCTGAATTTGCTATTGATTTCCCAAAACTGGACGCGAAAAGATGACATAAAAGCAATAATAGAAATTGAATATCTACTTTAAAATAAATCCTagattaaaaatctaatttagcTATTTTATCATGTCAATTTATCAAATACAATTAAAAATCTAACGAAACAAAAGTAAGTACCAACataaacttcaaatttttcgcGCGTCAAAATATGACAGTGGTCCTTAAcgcatgaaatgaaaaaaacgttGACGTACATCTCGATCATTATtccccgtagagtgtgtgtgcagtttgtatggaggttatttatgtctgtctgtctgtcggttctctaacttgagtaaaacacatccgatttctaaaattctttttttccggtttggtaatgtcaaaagacaggctaagttcgaagatgagtgactttggatcgacccctcccgagctgtggcccaataagtgctttatggtttttcgaagatatctccggacattcaaacgttacacttgtaagtgatacgtcaaataaaaggtatttacaaacgatcgacaaaaaaaaaagtttatggaaatcggatgaccgactcgtgagttagaccccttggtgtgaagcaggcacagggcggcaagcagtttttgcttgtaggtcggccacatttgaacatatttcgtctgttttagctttattagataggtattgaccataccaatcagggaaaaaaaagtttttgaaattatgttctccggagcgtgtgctaggtctcttggagtaagctcttatctggctactcggccgtacagtgaacgtggagtattttgtcaatatctcgagtaaattttgaccgaatttcatgattttttattgtttgaaaggtattaacgaatgtagcgttcggaaaactcaggctaattttcaaaagcaaaatgaacaatagtctgaaacgtaaagtgttcgatacgtgtgtccttcctgtgctcacatatggagcggaaacgttaacgttaacaaaagcttccgaaaataaattaagagtggcacaaagagctatggaacgaagtatgcttggaattacgctcagagatagaatgacaaatcaatggattcgacagcaaacaaaagtcgttgatgtcatggaaagaatagcatctttaaagtggagctgggcgtgacatattgcaagaaggacggacgaacgttggaccaaaaagatcatgaactggagaccacctaaaacacgacctagaggtagaccaccagagagatggagtaatggtataaagagaattgcaggcgcaaattggcaacaagtggcaactaatcgtttggaatggaaaagaattggggaggcctacgtccagcagtggacagaaacaggctgaaaaagaagaagaagaacgaatgtaaagcgtcggtgctatttccggtctcctaacaaaatggcaaaacggcggccatattggattttattaaaagttatatatcttgggaaaaatggtacttagagagtttctgttaacatgtaaataatttgttatgtgtgtggcgtttcagggattccatgtatggacatctatatatatctatattcacctatattgagctatatacaggcatatagagctatataatagcatattcatctgtgaaatgtttatttatagtgaaatataggtaaatatagcggtatagagctgtttaaataggaatttatgaaagttgacttcgtacggggctgtctatattgcctccggcaatttatttgtatatgctaacaaggcaaagaaagataatgtaagtgattttaaagggcgaatagcttttcagtagagaatgaagtaaaagaaatgaagagtttcacagtaaaggcttttgatacgaataggtgtttcgtacgggtcggcgttagctatgttctTTGTTGACTATCGATTTTAGAACTTTCCAAATTTGTCTTTGGTCATCATGTGCCCGGTCGAGCCTTCGTTGGTtgtattggaatttttttgtttggattgTAGTTTTGTATGTCTTACGAAAAGCTCTGAAATTCTGCCATAATGTTGCTGCATGAGCCATGTTGGGTGGATATTGTGCAAGTTTGTACAGCCGATTCTTTTCTTGTCGCATGTTTTCCAGCTCTTGATCAAAGAAATCTCGATGTGGATTAATATCcttcattttcttgaattaatCATTCGCATTCaggactttttattttatttcgataaattatgattttataaGACAAAAGTACTTCTACGGCATgggtaaatattgttttaatttttttataaatcaaattgaaactaCATATTCAAAGTATTCGCGCTAATATTCACTTACTGCATAGCAAATGGtaccaaccaaaaaaaataaaaatttcataaattccataCATTTCAGTAGACAGCAAACTGACAAGGTGCTGACAAGGTGCGATTTCGCAGTCAgtgcaaaaatgaattaattttaattttatttttataaaactaatttgaacgcgtagattttttttaaacttaaattttgaatgaacatAGTGTCTTtgatcatttaaaaataaaaaactttttgatgcGAATGATCAATTGGGTTGTACTATTATGCATGTTATGTAGAAACCAGTTTGTTTTTTCAGTTACTGTCTTATTTTCAACATCGTCCCATGTGTCTTTCCATGTTTCAATTGATCGCCAAAGTGTTGCACAGTCGTAATTGTCCCAAATGGTAGCTTACGAGTTTTTAAGTAATATTGGTCTTTGTTACCATATAATACGATTTCCAGCATTCGATGATCACTAATTTGATCTTCTTCTAAAACATTGCACTTGAGTCATCGAATTTCCTTCAACTCTGGTCGGTTTATTAGTCAACTGTTTAAGTCCACTATGATCGGTAAAGTTTTGTAACCGCCTAGCGTACTATCATGTTTTAGCATGtatggaaaagttaaaatgttcgcctatatatagttggttgttcttttttcttttttaggtAAGTCGAACTAGCGTCACTAGCGATCGCTTCGGTTTATGATTTTGcggatttcatttatttttataaaaaagaaaccttTAACAAATGATCCGCTACTGGATCTGGAGCTATGCATACAATTCTAAGGATTTTGCGGATTGtcttttggatttttctttCGTAGAACTTTGAAGGATTTTTCTGATTATTTCTTTTGACTGACAAAGGATTATCTACGAACATTTGCCCCTTGATTGCACACCACTTAGAATTGTCTCCACATCTATCTCGGTACAACGGATTTTCGATACTTTATTATAGACCCAGCTGCTCTTCTATTTTAAGTTTGGTTGAGCGAAATCCCTTGCATTGTATCTGACTCTGAAATGATTTGAATTGATGAACCACTTTAAGCCAGACGATCGATATTTCGAACTCACAGAATAAAAGACAAATGGCAATGCTAAGATGATTCCAGCTATAACATCCCAGACATGATGGTAGTGCTCGGTAATTCTAGAAACGCTAGAAACTACAATCCAAATGCTACATACGAAATGAACAGCAGTCAGAGTGACgcgaaattttgcaaatctgGCTTCCAAATAGCGCATAAAGAAAACTGTAATGTATACAGAGGCCATTGCGTGACCACTTGGAAAACTTCGTCTAATTTCGAATAGAAGAAGTTCAGTTGTAACGGGATTCGTACATTCGTAGTCAGAGTCTATAAATTGTCCCACGGTACAGTTGACTGCCAGATCCGGTTGACAAAGTTGTAGAAACATTGGTCGTAGTCCTCCAACTAAGTTCTTTAACAATATgaggaaaatatttagaatcATTAATGTGGTGTAGTAATATACGATCCATTGTAGACATCTGACAGTAGTGCGCAAAAGTCTCTTTTTCAGATCAGTTCGGCCGTTTAAAGACTCAAGCGTCAATTCAATGACCCAAatctgaaatttgattttttgagaCCAACAGCTCGTGTTGGGAACGCTGAACTATTATTTACCAACACTGAACACACATACGCACTTATGTTCAACCATTCTTGTGGAATAGACGCCGTTTTATAGGGATACGACAACGAAGGATCTCCACAAAAGAAGCCGATTTTCGTGTGCGGAATTATCCAATCTCCCATTCGccaaaacacaaaaactaaacgaaaacaaaagttaATGCAGGGAATGCATTATGTTTCACCGGAAAACTAACTAACTATCAGCACTGAGGCCTCCAACGCAAAATAAGCAATTCTTTGCACATTCATATTTGCTTACGATACGATTAATAAAAGTATCAGGCGATTAACGAATCGACATAACCATTCAGACTGACGACaataaaattgtcaatttcGATTAGACAAGTCATCAAATTGGTCTTTTTGCTTTGCAGCTTCTTTTGTAGTGTTGTATTTGAGGTTGTTAAAGCTCTAAGCCAATTTGACATAAAAGGTGAGGACGACGAATTATGGTTTGCTGTTTCTTTTTAAACGAAATAGGATTAGTTCTCTCACTCTCATGGCAATGCTACatgaatggttttttgttgttggctTTTTATACCTACTCCGTTGAGATAATCATTTGAGGAATTTCAATCTTTATTAGCTGAAAGAAGTCTTTAAACTAGATAAGATATGACATTATTCACTGTTTTAGCACTGTATGTCAGTGTCAATTGTTGGATAAGGAAATGGTTGTGTGAAGATAGGCATAATTCAGAGAATTTTATTATCAATTTAGTGATTTTAGTGATCAATTAAAATAGACATCCTGAAAAATCACGAAATCACttcaaaccatttttaaatggaatttgatgtaaaaataaacatcATTCACCATTATACACGTGATGACGCAACTGATTAACTTAATTGAGCGAAGCACTATTCATACCTGAATAATCCGAATAAAATAGTTTCGAAAACTGGTGCAGGTCGTTCAAGAACACTTTAGGCTATACCaattagagatgagcgggtaGCCCGAAATGTCGGGCTGCTTGTGCCCGAGCCCGCGGGTGCGGGTACGGGtattttctaaataatttGACAACAGGCGCCTAACAAAGGCTAGACAACTTGCAGATTATGCAGCATCTCAGAAGTATAAACATTATTCAGAATTTTTGCCTTCTAACAATTCTTTTTATATAGATAATGTCAATGGAAATACAGAGACTAGGGGTGTGCGCTGGATAAAGGATCGAGGCTGGCgtagtccacaaaaaattcacgccataagtgcgcttcagaatttgaatcTTCGATGAATCGATGGATGAACcgatgaattaaaaaataaatttcaacgcattcttaagtatagtttccacttaaaaagagcactccgtttataCTCCGTCTACATggcagttgtaaaatagaacaaaagaacagtcacgcaaacggagtggaaattgaatttatttcaatttttaactccgtttgcgtgacagttcttttgttctattttacaactgtcatgtagacggaggctaaacggagtactctttttaagtggaaactatacttcatatgaaaataaagCGAGTTGACCAAATATGTACATACCTGCTGCCtttgatttggttgttgtacgttttattttgaatttgcagcGGACTTATGGTGTGAATTTTTCATATgtcaaaaatctattttaaaaattttgaaaattcatttactaCTTGCGACAAATCGCAGAAgcgaaattttcgagttttcggTCTCCCACCTATTTCGACCTCTATACCAAAAAACTTCTTTCTTCTTTGAGATTTTAGTTAGCTGTATTAGTCctacacggaaaaaaatataccGTCTGAGACGTACATCCAGCTACCACTCACTCGTACATAGCGAGGACAGAACCAATGGTTCACACAGACGTACATTTACTGCAAAATCGTACATTATACGACTGAAGCGTAAACTCGTGGTACAttgtacaaattaaaaaattctacgaAATGGCGTTTAAAgaataaattagtttttaaaacTATAATATAGATACTCAATGGTTTTCACTTGCATACTATTtagaaatgcaaaaaaaaataagttttttccAAATTCTTGTGACCCGAGCGGTCACCCTTCCAAGTACTAACCACGAccaatgatgcttaactttgACTATGTTGCTGCTGTCGACGTTACCAATGCTGCTATTGAAGATATATGAATATGATATTTTGTTCTGTTCCTAATTGTACATCTGTCCATGTTGCATTATTCTTTATATTAAACTGAATAAAActgaagaattttcaaatttggcaACAGGATTGTATTTAATCTGAGTTGCCATTAACTTCCTCagcaaaatatatattttcaaattgaattttgttgttgaaaatattcgaaatatttagAGGCGTgacgtttttagccccgtacgaagtacgaaggggcttataggattacgatgccgtgtgtaattgatggaattcgaagcagacggtaagggcaaagtgtttgcctatgttcatagatgacgaatccgcaataaaaatttgggccgtctgtccgtctgtccgtctgtccgtcacgtcgatatcttgagtaaatcaaatccgatttcaaaattttttttttccctgaaagatagtcaaaatagtgaggctaagttcgaagggCATattagggtcggcccttcgtgagttagggcaacctaagtgatttaaggtcttttggtgatatttatggcaaaataaacgtaaatgtaaatgacacggcaaatgataggtattgtcaataccaatccaggaaaaaaaagttttttaaaatcaggtgagtggaccgtgagttagggccttagaagtgaaaagctactagggccctatgtgtattttacatagaactcaagtaattttaatccgtttttcgtaatttttgtttcatttggaaggtaatcgaacgccgaatagaaagttgttgaaaaaaaattaaatttgggtccttggactaaggccactactagggccctatgtgtattttacattgaactcgagtaaatttcattcgtttttcgtaatttttgtgtcatttggaaggaaATCAAAGGctgaataaaatgttgttgaaaaa encodes:
- the LOC119083390 gene encoding putative phosphatidate phosphatase, whose amino-acid sequence is MNVQRIAYFALEASVLIVIFVFWRMGDWIIPHTKIGFFCGDPSLSYPYKTASIPQEWLNISAYVCSVLIWVIELTLESLNGRTDLKKRLLRTTVRCLQWIVYYYTTLMILNIFLILLKNLVGGLRPMFLQLCQPDLAVNCTVGQFIDSDYECTNPVTTELLLFEIRRSFPSGHAMASVYITVFFMRYLEARFAKFRVTLTAVHFVCSIWIVVSSVSRITEHYHHVWDVIAGIILALPFVFYSSQIQCKGFRSTKLKIEEQLGL